The following nucleotide sequence is from Pseudoalteromonas xiamenensis.
TGGGTTATACACCAACGCTTGGCGTCGCTTATGGCGGCATTTGGGGTGAAAACTATTGGTACGACAAAACGGATGTTTGGAATCATCCGCGCTTAAGTAAATTTGTGCCAAAAAACCAGTTGTTGCCAAGATCTATGCGTCGAGTTAAAGCGCCTGAACATCACTACAATCACTTTAACAGTGCGCGCATCGCGGCTGAGCTCCAAGATTTAGGTGTAACAGTGAATTTAGGTGCACATGGTCAGCGTGAAGGGCTTGCGGCACATTGGGAAATCTGGATGTTCGCACAAGGCGGTATGACACCACTTGAAGCAATCCGAGCAGCGACAATTGACCCTGCAAAATATATTGGACTTGATAAGCATATTGGGTCGCTTGAAGTTGGAAAGCTGGCTGACTTGGTTGTTATTGATGGCGATCCACTGGCCAATATTCGAGATACGGACAAAGTCGAGTACACCATGCTAAATGGACGCTTGTTTGATGCCGCTACAATGAATGAGATCGGCAAACAAGCGCGCGAAAAATTGTATTTCGAGGCGCAATAAGTCAGTTAGTTTGAGGACTTAAATGAAAGAATAGGGTGGTTGAAAACACGCTATTCTTTCATAACACGTCGTTCAGGCATAAAAAAAACCGCTATTAAAGCGGCTTTTTTTATGAGATTACTCTCTTATACAACACCACGTGGCAAACGACAATCGTGGTCTTTACGAGCAAGGATAGCAATCCATAACTCTTCAGCTTTATCGCCATCTTCGTTTGCTTTAATTACGGTAAACGAACCTTTTTTAGCTGACTTAGCTTCTGCTTTTTTCGTTGTTTTCGTTTTCTTAGCAGGGGCAGCTTTCTTTTCTGCAGCAGGTGCTGAACCAGAAGTTAATTCTTCAGTAAGAGCAGCTACTTCAGCTAAACGAATATTTTTGCCACCATCAACACTGAACCAGCCTGACTTAGCAACGATATCTGGCTTTTTGCCGTTTTTTGCTTCATAAGCCGCTTCAAAAGCGCTCAACACTTCAGTTTTGTCTAGTTTACTCATGCTAGTTCCTAGTCTTCTGTACGCGAAATCGCGGGATTGAGAATAAACACTATTTATACCTAGTTTTACACCAATTTTCAATTTTTTGCGTAATATTACTCAATTAGCGTAGAAAATGGTTCGTAAAACGTCGAGTTTTACACAATATTACATCGCTTCAGGATCTACAAAGCGAACAATTTCGAGCCATGCAAGTCCTACCCACTCATGAATGTGCGTGGTGACAATCTTCAGCACTTCCGCATTGGCGATGAACAATTTGTAGTCAGCCCACATGGATAGGCTGGCGAATTCTGTCGGGGCAGGGATAGTTTCTACGCCTTGTTTAGCAAATAAGTCTTGTGCTCTTTTCATATGACTTACGCTTGTCACGAGTACAACATGGCGGTCAACGAGTTTAGGCGCTAATAGTTTTGCTTCTTCGGCTGTGTCTTTGGCCAAAGGGTTTTGCGAAATACGTGATTTTGATACACCCATTGATACTGCAACCTTGGTCATCAAGCTGCTGTTTGTCACTTTTCCAATACCTGCACCACTGACTATCAGCTTGGCATCTGGATAAAGATTTAAGATGCGGATACCTTCAACGATTCGACTTAATGCACAACCACCCATTTGGCTATTTGGCGGTACTCTAGGATTTGAACGGACATCACATCCAAGGACGACGATTTGATCGATCTCAGGGTGCTTTTTGTTGTTGAAAGCAACATATTGTCCTTCAAGCGGTGCAACGATAAATTGGGCAAACCAAGGTGAGCTAATCAACCAAAGTGATATAACGCATAAGAGTGACATAGACCATAGCACTTTTCGCGTTTTGTTGCTCAACA
It contains:
- a CDS encoding ElyC/SanA/YdcF family protein; this encodes MFELKKIIGSLLMPLPFILIALFILLMLSNKTRKVLWSMSLLCVISLWLISSPWFAQFIVAPLEGQYVAFNNKKHPEIDQIVVLGCDVRSNPRVPPNSQMGGCALSRIVEGIRILNLYPDAKLIVSGAGIGKVTNSSLMTKVAVSMGVSKSRISQNPLAKDTAEEAKLLAPKLVDRHVVLVTSVSHMKRAQDLFAKQGVETIPAPTEFASLSMWADYKLFIANAEVLKIVTTHIHEWVGLAWLEIVRFVDPEAM